In Podospora pseudoanserina strain CBS 124.78 chromosome 5, whole genome shotgun sequence, a single window of DNA contains:
- a CDS encoding hypothetical protein (EggNog:ENOG503NY1I; COG:E), with protein MSFIPIKGRKARVLVFGSGGVGTMAAYALEKGGMAEVTTVLRSNFKAVTESGFKINSIDHGLDISWSPTHIRNAKDERHCSDNASQPYDFIVVATKNLADITPGVASLIDRDVISDTTAIVLLQNGLNIERPIVDAFPYNPVISGVPYIGAIESPPGTINHVNHDELIISPFRNDNIPCKLSEDAAMNFQEIYGSCPNVTCIYERSVEKARWRKLLYNASYNTIAAILGMDTSRMRASEFIIDDLVRPAMKEIQATARQVSGVHLTDDLIETVIRQDNYKAFFRPSMLQDIDKGKHIEVENIIGEPVREAEKAGVETPTLRVIYSLLKALQFKIKIVEGLVEVPTSGEKLKYGTSRTRGG; from the exons ATGAGCTTTATACCAATCAAAGGCCGTAAGGCGAGGGTCCTCGTCTTTGGATCTGGCGGCGTGGGTACAATGGCAGCATACGCACTCGAAAAAGGCGGCATGGCAGAGGTGACGACAGTCTTGCGTTCCAACTTTAAGGCCGTCACGGAGTCGGGATTCAAGATCAACTCCATCGACCACGGCCTTGACATAAGCTGGAGTCCTACTCACA TCCGAAACGCCAAAGATGAGAGACATTGCAGCGATAATGCCTCTCAGCCATACgacttcatcgtcgtcgctACCAAGAACCTTGCCGATATCACACCCGGCGTAGCCTCTCTCATCGACCGCGATGTCATATCAGACACGACAGCAATTGTCCTCCTCCAGAACGGTCTCAACATCGAGCGCCCTATTGTCGACGCTTTTCCCTACAACCCGGTCATATCTGGAGTCCCTTACATCGGTGCCATCGAGAGCCCCCCAGGCACAATTAACCATGTCAACCACGACGAACTCATCATCAGCCCTTTCCGCAATGACAATATCCCATGCAAGCTATCCGAGGATGCGGCCATGAATTTTCAGGAAATCTATGGATCATGTCCGAACGTGACCTGCATCTATGAACGTAGCGTGGAAAAGGCTAGATGGAGGAAGCTGCTTTACAACGCCTCTTACAACACAATTGCTGCCATCCTGGGCATGGACACATCCCGCATGCGTGCTTCAGAGTTCATCATCGACGACTTGGTGCGGCCGGCCATGAAGGAAATCCAAGCCACTGCCCGGCAAGTATCTGGGGTCCACCTCACGGATGACCTAATCGAGACAGTCATACGCCAGGACAACTACAAGGCCTTCTTCCGACCGAGCATGTTGCAAGATATTGACAAAGGCAAGCACATTGAGGTGGAGAACATCATCGGAGAGCCAGTCCGCGAAGCCGAAAAGGCAGGTGTCGAAACACCCACCCTCAGGGTCATTTACAGTCTTCTCAAAGCCTTGCAgttcaagatcaagattGTTGAGGGCCTCGTGGAAGTGCCAACGAGCGGTGAGAAACTCAAGTATGGAACATCAAGGACACGGGGAGGGTAG
- a CDS encoding hypothetical protein (EggNog:ENOG503PSM0), whose translation MFRNHAQRTETMNIANLINPVDETPAWEPKCELKSEPNATPPAVTPAVDPAAPPPPPPPPPPPTAPTAPTVAPTTAEPEPDPKPAETESTNTKRKTPPSSTQPKATPKRAKTPGDLSREWQRQYFQGAPLSEFKGITSGELLLGTTGYVASQAPIQGQMMIEIIAAAPDQPLGGAVRLKALPEGVRPGEEEMMGELGQAQDVFLFPLRHVEDIIITRGKALQREAWNILIVPSQAVGAQPLRWSLPEIVSFSWTGNLMGREKANLRLGGRAAKTVEEASKDKKVLNALLCVDVLEEALNEALEPYRKRVQKVDLIDEFTKSLRADVQATLSSAPELKGKPCGNIHVYPAGILFKSKSRILYMPFRNIECVTLTVAFCLNQKQLAGLSMGVQVKKGQRELEADEAEAKRWERETVGIYFKKIELRCVRTLKRWLEEAGVRKLELEKESYYDYAKGSITGECVPYVLPPPTAKPSPPGGAREVAKEQS comes from the exons ATGTTTCGGAATCATGCCCAAAGAACAGAGACAATGAATATCGCTAATCTTATCAATCCCGTTGATGAAACGCCGGCCTGGGAGCCGAAATGTGAGCTGAAGTCGGAGCCGAATGCAACCCCTCCTGCGGTTACACCAGCAGTAGATCctgcagcaccaccaccaccaccaccaccaccaccaccaccaacagcaccaacagcacccaCCGtcgcccccaccaccgcggAACCAGAACCAGACCCAAAGCCAGCAGAAACCGAATCAACCAacacaaaaagaaagacacctccttcctccacgCAGCCAAAagcaacccccaaacgcGCCAAAACACCTGGCGATCTCTCGAGAGAATGGCAGAGGCAATATTTTCAGGGTGCTCCCCTGTCCGAGTTCAAGGGGATAACATCTGGTGAGCTGTTGTTGGGAACAACGGGATATGTTGCCTCGCAAGCACCCATCCAAGGGCAGATGATGATCGAGATTATCGCTGCGGCACCTGACCAACCGCTTGGTGGTGCGGTTAGGCTGAAGGCCTTGCCGGAGGGGGTCCGGcctggagaggaagagatgatgggggagttgggacaGGCGCAGGATGTATTTTTGTTTCCGCTGAGACATGTTG aggacatcatcatcacacgCGGTAAAGCCCTACAGAGAGAAGCATGGAATATCCTGATTGTTCCATCGCAGGCGGTTGGGGCACAGCCATTAAGGTGGTCTCTTCCCGAGATTGTCTCGTTTAGTTGGACGGGCAActtgatggggagggagaaggccaaCTTGAGGCTAGGTGGGAGGGCGGCGAAGACTGTTGAGGAGGCAAGTAAAGATAAGAAGGTGCTCAATGCTTTGTTGTGTGTGGATGTtctggaggaggcgctgaATGAGGCCTTGGAGCCGTACCGGAAGAGGGTGCAGAAGGTGGACTTGATTGATGAGTTTACCAAGTCTTTGAGGGCGGATGTTCAGGCTACGTTAAGTTCTGCTCCAGAGCTAAAGGGGAAGCCCTGTG GCAACATCCATGTTTACCCGGCCGGAATCCTTTTCAAATCCAAGTCCAGGATTCTGTACATGCCCTTCCGTAACATTGAATGCGTCACATTGACAGTAGCGTTCTGCCTGAACCAAAAACAGCTAGCAGGTCTGTCCATGGGTGTGCAAGTCAAGAAGGGACAGCGAGAGCTCGAGGCTGATGAGGCTGAGGCGAAGCGTTGGGAGCGCGAAACTGTTGGCATTTACTTCAAGAAGATTGAACTGAGGTGTGTCCGAACGCTGAAGCGATGGcttgaggaggcgggagtTCGCAAGTTGGAGCTAGAGAAGGAGTCATACTACGACTATGCAAAGGGTTCGATCACGGGGGAATGTGTACCGTATGTCCTGCCACCCCCTACTGCTAAGCCTTCGCCTCCAGGTGGTGCGCGAGAGGTGGCCAAGGAGCAATCATGA
- a CDS encoding hypothetical protein (COG:S; EggNog:ENOG503PRK0), whose translation MTDATTATYTPLPTPTSIRILVLAPALPSSPEINCYLLPSDLNSDHNLFPETSPRPIKSLSVMYTSPPLPGKPNEFIVWTDTTPTQPRKMHPFQRYSALSYVWGDPSDPVYINLDGRQVPVTRNLYAALRAVRKLHAGKRLWVDALCIDQSDCEEKRVQIGLMRRVYEQAKRVVAAERLLRAEMEGEDSQDDEDDEDGEDGEDGEDGEDGEDGEDGEDHTFKVVPQTDDLELQLQQLGLADPGPTKFLERYGLPTVDSPFWVSWRRFFASPYFQRIWILQEFLSAKKVRFHFGDARLDASAVIVACYAIREYSEVDNRAYMQRQGEELADSGQPHRGLKRAWLMFEKRVIWKKCPATLAELIVLAGQFFMATDLRDKVYALIGLAKDGQEYMGHVSYEPSETHIKVFTRFARLLIEKGYAEELLRCSGISGSADRDPELPTWVPNWADTSPSVNPGARMVFTAQAGPARTASMRVLDDTKLCARGVVVDTIKATSERMFPVSPSQDWMDWIVATVKATIMIRDTLPEVNPMEIVFELFIRKRSLAFDTDDLPRLKKGFEAFLGQLSSLSRALPMRDKLKGGETVIMPRVEPFRAFCFFKDRSNRATAGTRFCITEEGFCGIAPEKVIVGDQVVVLDGNATALIVRDSGKGDGSYVLVGGAYFHGLGELDRLSTEPSRDIVLV comes from the exons ATGACAGACGCAACCACCGCAACctacacccccctcccaaccccaacctcaatccgcatcctcgtcctcgcccccgcccttccctcctcccccgaaaTCAACTgctacctcctcccctctgaCCTAAACTCCGACCACAACCTCTTCCCAGAAACCAGCCCCCGCCCTATCAAATCCCTCTCAGTCATGTACACaagcccccccctccccgggaAACCCAACGAGTTCATCGTCTGGACCGACACCACCCCAACTCAACCCAGAAAAATGCACCCCTTCCAGCGGTACTCCGCCCTCTCCTACGTCTGGGGTGACCCGTCAGATCCAGTCTACATAAATCTAGACGGGCGACAAGTCCCGGTCACGAGGAACTTATACGCTGCtttgagggcggtgaggaagTTGCATGCGGGGaaaaggttgtgggttgACGCGTTGTGTATTGACCAAAGTGATtgcgaggagaagagggtgcagattgggttgatgaggagggtttATGAGCaggcgaagagggtggttgC ggcggagaggttgttgagggcggagatggagggggaggatagtcaggatgatgaggatgatgaggatggcgaggatggcgaggatggcgaggatggcgaggatggcgaggatggggaggatggcgaggaccATACTTTTAAGGTCGTTCCCCAAACAGACGACCTGGAACTGCAACTCCAACAACTCGGCCTTGCCGACCCAGGCCCTACCAAGTTCCTTGAAAGATATGGACTGCCGACCGTCGATAGCCCTTTCTGGGTGTCATGGCGCCGGTTTTTTGCATCTCCGTACTTTCAGAGGATTTGGATTCTGCAAGAGTTCCTCTCCGCCAAGAAGGTCAGGTTCCATTTTGGGGATGCGCGTTTGGATGCAAGTGCTGTTATCGTTGCATGCTACGCTATCAGGGAGTATAGCGAAGTTGACAACCGCGCATACATGCAGCGTCAAGGGGAGGAATTGGCTGACAGTGGTCAGCCCCACAGAGGGCTGAAGCGGGCCTGGCTGATGTttgagaagagggtgatATGGAAGAAGTGCCCGGCTACTTTGGCCGAGCTCATCGTTCTGGCCGGCCAATTCTTCATGGCGACAGATCTCCGCGATAAGGTGTATGCGTTGATCGGGTTGGCAAAAGATGGGCAAGAGTATATGGGACATGTTAGCTACGAGCCGAGTGAGACCCATATCAAGGTCTTCACGAGGTTTGCCCGCTTGTTGATTGAGAAAGGGTACGCTGAAGAACTGCTTCGCTGCTCTGGGATATCTGGTTCTGCGGACCGGGATCCTGAATTGCCCACATGGGTTCCG AACTGGGCCGACACATCGCCTTCAGTTAACCCAGGAGCACGCATGGTCTTCACAGCTCAAGCAGGACCTGCACGAACAGCCAGTATGCGTGTCCTCGACGATACCAAACTCTGTGCACGAGGTGTTGTAGTGGATACGATCAAAGCAACCAGCGAGCGAATGTTTCCAGTTTCCCCTTCACAGGACTGGATGGACTGGATTGTCGCTACTGTCAAGGCAACCATTATGATTAGGGATACTTTGCCAGAAGTAAATCCAATGGAAATAGTTTTTGAGCTGTTCATTCGGAAAAGGTCGCTGGCTTTCGACACGGACGACTTGCCGCGTCTGAAGAAGGGCTTCGAGGCGTTCCTCGGCCAACTCTCGTCCCTCTCCAGAGCGTTGCCCATGAGGGATAAGCTGAAGGGAGGAGAGACAGTTATTATGCCGCGTGTGGAGCCGTTTCGGGCattctgcttcttcaaggACAGATCGAACAGGGCGACAGCGGGGACGCGGTTTTGCATAACTGAAGAAGGGTTTTGTGGGATAGCCCCCGAGAAGGTTATTGTTGGTGATCAAGTGGTCGTGCTGGATGGCAATGCTACTGCGTTGATCGTCCGGGACAGTGGGAAAGGCGATGGAAGTTATGTGCTAGTTGGGGGCGCATATTTTCATGGGCTTGGCGAGCTTGACAGACTAAGCACTGAGCCATCGCGAGATATCGTCCTAGTCTAG
- a CDS encoding hypothetical protein (COG:O; EggNog:ENOG503NVJG) — protein MDLSGLDHETLRLMVQMQLDDLHALGETASQKGKGHAGEKPDFALAIEGYRDELLRTSQLLADEAISKSITQAVRQDAAVIRALEAEEQRAASDREMAFQLSGTKNSYSSTIPRPATPALDGETLERLEQLWISPDRAGTSGHAESSAWASSRKQEVSGENNKKKECVACNNAFFSFDMVNSNGCGHDYCRGCIKTLFQSSILDESLFPPRCCGNQLLLDGCRHLLPSALVGQFRAKKIELETPNRTYCHLPTCSTFIPPQAIKGNIATCPRCSARTCDVCKKAAHANSDCPEDPATQELIRLAAAEGWQKCRSCLRFVELGHGCYHITCRCGAEFCYVCGEPWKNCSCPQWEENRLLDRANVIVGRNAGAAQLPDWQRANLVEQERQNQIINHECRHERWKSRRGPQECDECHNELPIFIYECRQCRIMACRRCRFNRL, from the exons ATGGACCTGTCTGGTCTCGACCATGAGACCTTGCGTCTCATGGTGCAGATGCAACTCGACGACCTTCATGCTCTTGGAGAAACGGCCAGCCAAAAAGGCAAGGGCCACGCGGGAGAAAAACCCGACTTCGCCCTCGCCATCGAAGGATACCGCGATGAATTACTGCGCACTTCCCAGCTCCTAGCCGACGAAGCCATAAGCAAGAGCATTACGCAAGCAGTGAGACAAGACGCCGCTGTGATCCGAGCTCTGGAAGCAGAAGAGCAGCGAGCCGCCAGTGACAGGGAGATGGCATTTCAGTTGTCTGGAACGAAAAATTCGTACAGCAGCACAATTCCACGGCCAGCAACGCCTGCCCTCGACGGCGAAACGCTTGAAAGGCTGGAACAGCTTTGGATCTCTCCGGATCGTGCTGGCACGAGTGGACATGCGGAATCATCTGCCTGGGCTTCGAGCAGAAAACAGGAAGTGTCAGGagagaacaacaagaagaaggaatgTGTTGCGTGCAATaacgccttcttctccttcgacATGGTCAACAGCAACGGGTGCGGGCACGATTACTGCCGCGGTTGTATAAAGACCCTATTTCAGTCTTCAATTTTGGACGAGTCGCTTTTTCCGCCTCGCTGCTGCGGAAATCAACTCCTTCTGGACGGCTGCCGACACCTCCTCCCGTCAGCGCTAGTTGGACAGTTTCGGGCCAAGAAGATTGAGCTCGAGACGCCAAACCGAACTTACTGTCACCTACCAACCTGCTCAACCTTTATCCCACCGCAGGCTATCAAGGGAAACATTGCAACATGCCCACGGTGCAGCGCCAGAACCTGTGACGTGTGCAAGAAGGCGGCTCATGCAAACAGTGATTGCCCAGAGGACCCTGCCACGCAAGAGCTCATCCGTCTCGCGGCGGCTGAGGGATGGCAGAAATGTCGGTCTTGCTTGAGATTTGTCGAGCTCGGTCACGGATGTTACCACATTA CTTGCCGCTGCGGTGCGGAGTTTTGCTACGTTTGCGGAGAGCCCTGGAAAAACTGCAGTTGTCCTCAGTGGGAGGAAAACCGCCTCCTTGATCGGGCAAACGTTATTGTGGGTCGCAACGCCGGAGCCGCCCAGCTTCCAGACTGGCAGCGAGCCAACCTAGTCGAGCAAGAGAGGCAGAACCAGATTATCAACCACGAGTGTCGACACGAGAGATGGAAGTCACGCCGAGGCCCTCAGGAGTGCGACGAGTGCCACAATGAGCTTCCGATTTTCATCTATGAGTGTCGGCAGTGCAGGATCATGGCTTGCCGACGATGCCGGTTCAATCGTTTGTGA
- a CDS encoding hypothetical protein (EggNog:ENOG503PYRJ), translated as MPVATVSVSPFNPACLDTSCLNQVAGLSGNDAAVRFSSCVTQFGSPVVSTVTPTETVFATATTTVEYIDVIVSFTTATSTLEETLTSYDSLVQTATEYTTTNVVTVSTTVTASPAPPVGKKMRKRRGCTRKSSSSTVSQVETVATTEPSTTETETITSTLPAASVCSDEAEYSSACSCIGAVGDITETVTATADTSTSTLYETVSSATPSVSESVINVVVTTVLVKPATVTTITTVSTNLQTTTTVTNIIQPTQQSKLVLNNGPRQGRYLTMVNGYLQYDINNVGAAVAADFGFTSSGQPWLVSNPDIKLYSTQTSAQVGVLYMETDAQAASKGDPMVTCNVDGNGIMSCGIPERGFGVVFNCGAYLYVARPTWSQSGCTAVTFRIV; from the exons ATGCCTGTCGCAACAGTCTCCGTTAGCCCCTTTAATCCGGCATGCTTGGATACAAGCTGTCTGAACCAGGTTGCTGGCCTCTCTGGCAATGACGCGGCCGTGCGGTTCTCGTCTTGTGTGACCCAGTTCGGGTCGCCTGTCGTGTCGACTGT AACGCCCACCGAGACAGTCTTTGCCACTGCTACCACGACTGTTGAATACATCGATGTCATCGTGTCGTTTACCACCGCCACGTCAACGTTAGAGGAGACCTTAACCTCGTATGATAGTCTTGTCCAGACGGCAACCGAGTACACCACTACAAATGTCGTTACCGTCTCAACCACCGTCACTGCCAGCCCTGCCCCACCCGTTGGCAAGAAAATGCGGAAGCGCAGGGGGTGCACGAGaaagtcgtcgtcgtcaactGTGAGCCAAGTCGAGACCGTCGCGACGACTGAGCCGTCAACTACCGAGACTGAGACCATCACCTCGACATTGCCGGCGGCTTCCGTCTGCTCAGACGAAGCCGAATACTCCTCCGCCTGCTCCTGCATCGGCGCCGTAGGCGACATCACCGAGACGGTCACCGCCACGGCCgacacctccacctcgaccctTTACGAAACAGTCAGCAGCGCCACCCCCTCCGTTTCGGAATCAGTGATCAATGTCGTCGTCACCACCGTGCTCGTCAAGCCCGCAACCGTAACCACCATAACAACCGTCAGcaccaacctccaaaccacaacaacagtaACAAACATCATCCAGCCAACCCAGCAGAGCAAGCTCGTCCTGAACAACGGCCCCCGTCAGGGGAGATACCTCACCATGGTCAATGGCTATTTGCAGTACGACATCAACAATGTTGGCGCGGCAGTGGCGGCGGACTTTGGGTTTACATCCAGCGGACAGCCTTGGTTGGTTTCCAACCCGGATATTAAGCTGTACTCCACCCAGACCAGCGCGCAGGTTGGCGTGTTGTATATGGAGACGGACGCGCAGGCTGCGAGTAAGGGGGATCCGATGGTGACGTGCAATgtggatgggaatgggatcATGAGCTGCGGGATTCCtgagagggggtttggggtggtTTTTAACTGTGGTGCTTATTTGTATGTTGCTAGACCGACTTGGTCGCAGTCGGGGTGTACGGCGGTTACATTTAGGATTGTATAA